The following are encoded together in the Novipirellula artificiosorum genome:
- a CDS encoding YqgE/AlgH family protein, which translates to MSENASGRLLIASPYLSDGNFMRSVIFVIRHDVEGAFGLAINRPTQRRFRDLVEMSTTKGGQPRDDDFIYRGGPVEGPLLALHDLAGVGEPCGPVGFDPDDELGPNESTTAGAKFTIQNHPADPFGSMSIDLGTPPAWITGDDDHLRILLHRRDAKVRFVANYSGWGPGQLDEELRVGGWLIGQVDPDILFGDADNVWEIAVKRCGHDILNSMAPGVRFGDPNLN; encoded by the coding sequence ATGTCCGAAAACGCATCCGGCCGTTTGCTGATCGCATCACCCTATTTGAGTGATGGTAATTTCATGCGATCGGTGATTTTTGTTATTCGCCACGACGTCGAGGGAGCGTTTGGATTGGCAATCAACCGGCCGACACAGCGCCGGTTTCGCGATTTGGTTGAAATGAGCACCACCAAAGGTGGACAGCCGCGTGACGACGATTTCATTTATCGCGGCGGCCCAGTCGAAGGGCCATTGTTGGCACTGCACGATCTGGCGGGCGTTGGCGAACCCTGTGGCCCGGTCGGCTTTGATCCGGACGATGAATTGGGGCCTAATGAATCGACGACGGCGGGAGCCAAGTTTACGATCCAGAATCATCCTGCCGATCCGTTCGGTAGCATGTCGATCGACTTGGGGACCCCCCCAGCATGGATCACGGGCGACGACGACCATCTGAGAATCCTGTTGCATCGTCGTGATGCAAAAGTTCGCTTCGTGGCAAACTACAGCGGCTGGGGGCCAGGACAATTGGACGAAGAATTGCGAGTGGGGGGCTGGCTGATTGGACAAGTCGATCCCGACATTCTGTTTGGAGATGCCGATAATGTTTGGGAAATCGCCGTCAAACGCTGTGGACACGACATCCTCAACTCGATGGCTCCCGGCGTCCGCTTCGGTGACCCCAACTTAAACTAA
- a CDS encoding tetratricopeptide repeat protein, translating to MEKQSVSDIYTQYNEVEKLIDGEKFEEAIAGLNEIVGEDETFVLGHLALARVYTKTGQHDLAIKHGEKACELEPEDAFNFTALSVTYQRAWAGTQDQQYITAAEDAMGRARMLEGR from the coding sequence ATGGAGAAACAATCTGTGTCTGACATCTACACCCAATACAACGAAGTCGAAAAGCTAATCGATGGCGAAAAATTCGAGGAGGCCATTGCGGGATTGAACGAAATCGTTGGTGAGGACGAAACGTTCGTGCTCGGCCACTTGGCGCTCGCCCGCGTCTACACCAAAACCGGGCAACACGACCTGGCAATCAAACATGGTGAGAAGGCCTGCGAACTTGAGCCCGAAGATGCGTTCAACTTCACCGCCTTAAGTGTGACGTACCAACGCGCGTGGGCCGGGACGCAAGACCAGCAATACATCACAGCGGCCGAAGACGCGATGGGCCGAGCAAGGATGCTAGAAGGGCGCTAA
- a CDS encoding metallophosphoesterase family protein produces the protein MRQYVIGDIHGCGKAIRSLIEAIEPCPDDELIFLGDYIDRGPDTKDVVEQIIELQQRCRVVALRGNHELMLMGVVSAGLDQSIWQQSGGQATIASYGGSLEKIPESHLRFFRSLRPHYETDQFIFVHANYVADCPMARQEDAARYWAHLDFPYPPPHQSGKRVFVGHTPQAGGEILDLGYLVCIDTYCFGGGYLTALQTDSSDMIQVDRHGHVRRTPAKILMDRCAAATRIVRRWLNRPTHAEEPSTLESEKRQTNDFSPEQS, from the coding sequence ATGCGGCAGTACGTGATCGGTGACATTCATGGATGTGGCAAAGCGATTCGGTCGCTGATCGAAGCCATCGAGCCGTGCCCCGATGATGAACTCATCTTTCTTGGAGACTACATCGATCGGGGCCCCGACACAAAGGATGTCGTTGAACAGATTATCGAACTGCAGCAACGATGCCGGGTCGTCGCGCTGCGTGGAAACCACGAACTGATGCTGATGGGTGTCGTCTCGGCGGGATTGGACCAATCGATTTGGCAACAAAGCGGTGGTCAAGCCACGATTGCCAGCTATGGTGGTTCGCTGGAAAAGATCCCCGAATCGCACCTGCGTTTTTTCCGGTCACTGCGGCCTCATTACGAAACCGATCAGTTCATTTTCGTCCACGCCAACTACGTTGCAGATTGCCCGATGGCTCGGCAAGAGGACGCAGCCCGGTACTGGGCACATCTTGATTTCCCCTACCCGCCACCTCACCAAAGTGGCAAACGCGTGTTCGTCGGCCACACGCCACAAGCGGGCGGTGAAATCCTTGACTTGGGATACCTGGTTTGTATCGACACCTATTGTTTCGGTGGCGGGTACTTGACGGCCTTACAGACGGATTCGAGCGACATGATCCAAGTCGATCGGCATGGGCATGTTCGGCGGACCCCTGCCAAAATCCTGATGGATCGCTGTGCCGCCGCCACTCGCATCGTGCGGAGGTGGCTTAACAGGCCGACGCACGCGGAAGAGCCCTCGACGCTTGAAAGCGAGAAACGACAAACCAACGATTTCTCGCCGGAACAGAGTTAG
- a CDS encoding ketoacyl-ACP synthase III, with the protein MPHAQIGPIAIHLPSRVETNEALQANFPNWDLKLIEEKTGIRQRHIAEPDETASDLAVAAAEKLISEHKIDRSKIDFLLFCTQTPDYPLPTTSCLIQDRLGLPTRCGALDFNLGCSGFVYGSAVADGLIQSGVAKNILLLTAETYSKYIDPDDRSLRTIFGDAAAATLLTAGENPSLWGFQFGSDGSGGDMLLVSDGGSRPAEHAIKPRHRKRWKSRLYMDGPSLINFTVEAVPRLINEILEANGLHDSDIDRYLMHQATWKMLDQLGNRMGVAPERIPIELADVGNTVSCTLPILIDRLRRRGDLRAESTNMLIGFGVGLSWAGCLWRDASAETVTAATR; encoded by the coding sequence GTGCCGCACGCTCAAATTGGCCCCATCGCTATCCACTTGCCTTCGAGAGTGGAAACCAACGAAGCCTTGCAAGCGAATTTTCCAAATTGGGACCTCAAGCTTATCGAGGAAAAGACGGGAATTCGCCAGCGTCACATTGCCGAACCCGACGAGACGGCAAGCGATTTGGCGGTCGCCGCAGCGGAGAAGCTGATCAGCGAACACAAAATTGACCGCAGTAAAATTGACTTTTTGCTGTTCTGCACCCAGACCCCCGATTACCCCTTGCCGACGACGAGCTGCTTGATCCAAGACCGCCTCGGCTTGCCAACGCGTTGCGGCGCCCTTGATTTCAACCTCGGCTGCAGCGGCTTCGTTTATGGATCTGCGGTCGCGGATGGTCTGATCCAAAGCGGCGTGGCCAAGAACATCCTGTTGTTGACGGCGGAAACGTACAGCAAATACATCGACCCTGATGACCGCAGCTTGCGAACCATCTTTGGGGATGCCGCGGCAGCGACCTTGTTGACTGCGGGTGAAAACCCCAGTTTGTGGGGATTCCAATTCGGCAGCGATGGCAGCGGCGGCGACATGCTACTGGTCAGCGATGGCGGCAGCCGTCCCGCTGAGCATGCAATCAAGCCGCGACACCGCAAACGCTGGAAAAGCCGACTGTACATGGATGGGCCAAGCCTGATCAATTTCACCGTCGAAGCGGTACCGCGATTGATTAACGAGATCCTCGAAGCCAACGGACTTCACGATTCCGATATCGACCGCTACCTGATGCACCAAGCGACCTGGAAGATGCTGGATCAGCTGGGCAACCGCATGGGTGTCGCCCCCGAACGGATCCCAATTGAATTGGCGGATGTTGGCAATACGGTTTCGTGTACCCTGCCGATTTTGATCGATCGGCTCCGCCGTCGTGGTGATCTTCGAGCCGAGTCGACTAACATGTTGATCGGCTTCGGCGTAGGATTGTCATGGGCGGGTTGCCTATGGCGCGATGCCTCAGCCGAGACCGTGACAGCAGCCACTCGCTGA